One Pieris napi chromosome Z, ilPieNapi1.2, whole genome shotgun sequence DNA window includes the following coding sequences:
- the LOC125062354 gene encoding protein nervous wreck isoform X2, protein MQPPPRKSNYTKFLKNLHSEQIAKLHAKNQHECDLLEDIRTYTIKRSAIEKSYSEALLKISSAYLNKKIPNIPDIKVDGAEEKWNMWNVWRTVLEENEKLARARLAAVEVFQQQIADEAKQLRQHKINVAKKSTDLLAQAHKELQLSVLDVDKNKKFYFDEEHTAHDVRDKAKDIEEKLKKKKGSFFQSITSLQKNSAKVSSRRDQLEEKSTGARNDYLLSISAANAHQNRYFLVELQSCMQSMEGAVYEKVSEFLTLMGRTELLTCSATQHSFGKIRDQAQQLTREYNLQCIYLYYPVLKQHIQYDFEPCDNDPVDTVTMEHETVAQTLAQEARRWATRVVRETSLVRDATRKLNLYQAMRDAGQKVDPNDPNGPELDVRMDELRTNIRRSETSKVKYEARLECLRNGGAPVDEWLKEVDLLAVQETLPRSSSLVSVRTDASGAADQPSSDSFYDSDNTEGDAATSAVATTSGHQRTTSDSQHEDEQDDEEDAELEEDRMRIEQITAGWDDPTQVNWGETETETTAPAAEPAEAPVAPLYKCTALYSYTAQNPDELSIIESEQLEVVGEGDGDGWLRARNYRGEEGYVPHNYLDIDREQPSSTPGLVTQISFSSVDYTVEGEDADVIQSPDQISVISAPVVKPEEPKVEQQRDEEPSAESLPTLGYCFALYDYDAEASDELNLEEGQIIRIVSREAHEVDDGWWRGEVNGAVGNFPSLIVEECDENGDPLSGADEDWTPPDSAAPVFASPPGSPDSELNDDLVNENNNIKSAAPPADPPPPPPIGMGDSMDSQPDFSFNLELSRNQHNQYGTQFSPQQPIAPSIIVDEVLSENFEDEEEEIPPAPQPKPLPPKVELPTEDCGLGVAQIVITAATPMVEEPEQPFPPNEPELQQRELPQEEERAEENDDEESSLSEQTAVCLRDTDEGHADSAPHPASSSTASEGESTGASVASGPPTAPHSPPAAPRAGRASIPDELEPAQLARLTDLKESNA, encoded by the exons gAATATGTGGAATGTCTGGAGAACTGTTTTGGAAGAGAACGAAAAATTGGCGCGAGCTCGCCTTGCTGCGGTGGAGGTGTTCCAACAACAGATTGCAGATGAAGCAAAACAGTTAagacaacataaaattaatgttgcaaaaaag AGCACAGATCTACTTGCCCAAGCACACAAAGAGCTTCAACTGTCAGTACTCGATGTGGATAAGAACAAGAAGTTTTACTTTGATGAAGAACATACCGCTCATGATGTCAGAGACAAAGCTAAAGACATAGAAGAGAA gttaaaaaagaaaaagggaTCCTTCTTCCAATCAATAACTTCATTGCAAAAAAATAGTGCAAAAGTGTCTTCTCGTCGCGATCAACTTGAAGAGAAATCTACAGGCGCTAGGAACGATTATCTTCTTAGCATTTCTGCAGCTAATGCACACCAG AATCGTTACTTTTTGGTGGAACTACAATCATGCATGCAAAGTATGGAAGGAGCTGTGTATGAAAAAGTATCAGAGTTTTTAACTCTCATGGGTCGAACTGAATTGCTCACTTGTTCAGCCACTCAACATTCTTTCGGAAAAATTCGTGATCAAGCTCAACAATTAACCAGGGAGTATAATTTACAATGTATCTATCTGTACTATCCAGTTCTAAAGCAACATATTCAg TATGACTTCGAGCCTTGCGATAATGATCCAGTTGATACGGTGACAATGGAGCATGAAACAGTTGCACAAACTTTGGCTCAGGAAGCCCGTCGTTGGGCCACTCGGGTTGTCCGAGAGACATCTCTTGTCAGAGATGCTACCCgaaaattgaatttatacCAGGCAATGCGAGATGCTGGCCAAAAG GTTGATCCTAATGATCCTAATGGACCAGAATTGGATGTTCGTATGGATGAATTGCGCACAAACATTAGACGTTCGGAAACATCAAAAGTTAAATACGAAGCTCGATTGGAATGTTTACGAAACGGTGGAGCCCCAGTTGACGAATGGCTGAAAGAAGTAGACCTATTGGCAGTACAAGAAACTTTGCCACGTAGCAGTAGTTTAGTCAGTGTTCGCACTGATGCATCTGGAGCTGCC GATCAGCCTAGTTCAGACTCATTTTATGACAGTGATAATACTGAAGGTGACGCAGCTACTTCCGCTGTCGCTACAACATCTGGTCATCAACGTACAACTTCTGATTCACAACATGAAGATGAACAAGATGACGAAGAAGACg cTGAACTAGAAGAAGATCGCATGCGTATAGAACAAATAACAGCTGGCTGGGACGACCCAACACAAGTGAATTGGGGTGAAACAGAAACTGAAACCACTGCTCCAGCGGCTGAACCTGCAGAAGCTCCCGTTGCTCCACTCTATAAGTGTACAGCTTTGTACTCATACACT GCTCAAAATCCTGATGAACTATCAATTATTGAAAGTGAACAGTTAGAAGTAGTCGGTGAAGGCGATGGTGACGGTTGGCTTCGTGCACGTAATTACCGAGGGGAAGAAGGATATGTACCCCATAATTATCTGGACATTGATAGAGAACAG CCATCGAGTACTCCAGGGCTTGTTACacaaatttctttttcatCTGTCGACTATACTGTGGAGGGTGAGGATGCTGATGTCATCCAGTCTCCTGACCAGATCTCTGTGATTTCGGCTCCAGTTGTCAAACCGGAAGAACCGAAAGTGGAACAACAAAGAGATGAAGAACCGTCGGCGGAGTCATTACCAACGCTAGGCTATTGCTTTGCCCTTTATGATTATGATGCAGAGGCGTCTGATGAATTAAATCTAGAAGAGGGACAg ATAATTCGCATTGTCTCTCGTGAGGCTCATGAAGTGGACGATGGTTGGTGGCGTGGTGAAGTAAACGGAGCTGTTGGAAACTTCCCATCATTGATTGTTGAAGAATGTGACGag AATGGCGATCCACTAAGTGGAGCAGATGAGGACTGGACTCCTCCCGACTCAGCGGCACCTGTATTTGCGTCCCCACCCGGGTCTCCCGACAGCGAATTAAACGATGACC TGGTGAATGAGAAcaacaatataaaaagtgcTGCTCCACCTGCGGACCCGCCACCACCGCCACCGATCGGAATGGGCGACTCAATGGACAGTCAACCAGACTTCAGCTTTAACCTAGAACTTAGTAGGAATCAGCATAACCAATACGGTACTCAATTCTCACCTCAACAACCCATCGCGCCTTCAATCATCG TTGATGAGGTTCTCAGTGAAAATTTTGAGGACGAG GAAGAGGAGATACCCCCCGCCCCGCAACCGAAACCGCTTCCGCCAAAAGTTGAACTTCCCACTGAAGATTGCGGCCTCGGTGTGGCACAAATAGTAATCACTGCCGCCACCCCTATGGTGGAAGAACCAGAACAACCTTTTCCACCTAATGAACCTGAGCTACAACAACGGGAGCTGCCACAAGAAGAAGAGCGAGCTGAGGAAAATGACGACGAGGAATCTTCTCTATCTGAACAGACAGCTGTGTGTCTTCGGGACACAGACGAGGGTCACGCAGACTCCGCTCCGCACCCAGCTTCAAGCTCGACAGCCTCAGAAGGCGAGTCCACTGGAGCCTCGGTAGCCTCAGGCCCTCCTACCGCTCCTCATTCCCCACCTGCCGCACCCCGCGCCGGCCGCGCTTCTATCCCTGACGAACTAGAACCCGCACAACTCGCGCGACTCACCGATCTGAAGGAGTCCAACGCCTAA
- the LOC125062354 gene encoding protein nervous wreck isoform X1 produces MQPPPRKSNYTKFLKNLHSEQIAKLHAKNQHECDLLEDIRTYTIKRSAIEKSYSEALLKISSAYLNKKIPNIPDIKVDGAEEKWNMWNVWRTVLEENEKLARARLAAVEVFQQQIADEAKQLRQHKINVAKKSTDLLAQAHKELQLSVLDVDKNKKFYFDEEHTAHDVRDKAKDIEEKLKKKKGSFFQSITSLQKNSAKVSSRRDQLEEKSTGARNDYLLSISAANAHQNRYFLVELQSCMQSMEGAVYEKVSEFLTLMGRTELLTCSATQHSFGKIRDQAQQLTREYNLQCIYLYYPVLKQHIQYDFEPCDNDPVDTVTMEHETVAQTLAQEARRWATRVVRETSLVRDATRKLNLYQAMRDAGQKVDPNDPNGPELDVRMDELRTNIRRSETSKVKYEARLECLRNGGAPVDEWLKEVDLLAVQETLPRSSSLVSVRTDASGAADQPSSDSFYDSDNTEGDAATSAVATTSGHQRTTSDSQHEDEQDDEEDAELEEDRMRIEQITAGWDDPTQVNWGETETETTAPAAEPAEAPVAPLYKCTALYSYTAQNPDELSIIESEQLEVVGEGDGDGWLRARNYRGEEGYVPHNYLDIDREQPSSTPGLVTQISFSSVDYTVEGEDADVIQSPDQISVISAPVVKPEEPKVEQQRDEEPSAESLPTLGYCFALYDYDAEASDELNLEEGQIIRIVSREAHEVDDGWWRGEVNGAVGNFPSLIVEECDENGDPLSGADEDWTPPDSAAPVFASPPGSPDSELNDDQVVNENNNIKSAAPPADPPPPPPIGMGDSMDSQPDFSFNLELSRNQHNQYGTQFSPQQPIAPSIIVDEVLSENFEDEEEEIPPAPQPKPLPPKVELPTEDCGLGVAQIVITAATPMVEEPEQPFPPNEPELQQRELPQEEERAEENDDEESSLSEQTAVCLRDTDEGHADSAPHPASSSTASEGESTGASVASGPPTAPHSPPAAPRAGRASIPDELEPAQLARLTDLKESNA; encoded by the exons gAATATGTGGAATGTCTGGAGAACTGTTTTGGAAGAGAACGAAAAATTGGCGCGAGCTCGCCTTGCTGCGGTGGAGGTGTTCCAACAACAGATTGCAGATGAAGCAAAACAGTTAagacaacataaaattaatgttgcaaaaaag AGCACAGATCTACTTGCCCAAGCACACAAAGAGCTTCAACTGTCAGTACTCGATGTGGATAAGAACAAGAAGTTTTACTTTGATGAAGAACATACCGCTCATGATGTCAGAGACAAAGCTAAAGACATAGAAGAGAA gttaaaaaagaaaaagggaTCCTTCTTCCAATCAATAACTTCATTGCAAAAAAATAGTGCAAAAGTGTCTTCTCGTCGCGATCAACTTGAAGAGAAATCTACAGGCGCTAGGAACGATTATCTTCTTAGCATTTCTGCAGCTAATGCACACCAG AATCGTTACTTTTTGGTGGAACTACAATCATGCATGCAAAGTATGGAAGGAGCTGTGTATGAAAAAGTATCAGAGTTTTTAACTCTCATGGGTCGAACTGAATTGCTCACTTGTTCAGCCACTCAACATTCTTTCGGAAAAATTCGTGATCAAGCTCAACAATTAACCAGGGAGTATAATTTACAATGTATCTATCTGTACTATCCAGTTCTAAAGCAACATATTCAg TATGACTTCGAGCCTTGCGATAATGATCCAGTTGATACGGTGACAATGGAGCATGAAACAGTTGCACAAACTTTGGCTCAGGAAGCCCGTCGTTGGGCCACTCGGGTTGTCCGAGAGACATCTCTTGTCAGAGATGCTACCCgaaaattgaatttatacCAGGCAATGCGAGATGCTGGCCAAAAG GTTGATCCTAATGATCCTAATGGACCAGAATTGGATGTTCGTATGGATGAATTGCGCACAAACATTAGACGTTCGGAAACATCAAAAGTTAAATACGAAGCTCGATTGGAATGTTTACGAAACGGTGGAGCCCCAGTTGACGAATGGCTGAAAGAAGTAGACCTATTGGCAGTACAAGAAACTTTGCCACGTAGCAGTAGTTTAGTCAGTGTTCGCACTGATGCATCTGGAGCTGCC GATCAGCCTAGTTCAGACTCATTTTATGACAGTGATAATACTGAAGGTGACGCAGCTACTTCCGCTGTCGCTACAACATCTGGTCATCAACGTACAACTTCTGATTCACAACATGAAGATGAACAAGATGACGAAGAAGACg cTGAACTAGAAGAAGATCGCATGCGTATAGAACAAATAACAGCTGGCTGGGACGACCCAACACAAGTGAATTGGGGTGAAACAGAAACTGAAACCACTGCTCCAGCGGCTGAACCTGCAGAAGCTCCCGTTGCTCCACTCTATAAGTGTACAGCTTTGTACTCATACACT GCTCAAAATCCTGATGAACTATCAATTATTGAAAGTGAACAGTTAGAAGTAGTCGGTGAAGGCGATGGTGACGGTTGGCTTCGTGCACGTAATTACCGAGGGGAAGAAGGATATGTACCCCATAATTATCTGGACATTGATAGAGAACAG CCATCGAGTACTCCAGGGCTTGTTACacaaatttctttttcatCTGTCGACTATACTGTGGAGGGTGAGGATGCTGATGTCATCCAGTCTCCTGACCAGATCTCTGTGATTTCGGCTCCAGTTGTCAAACCGGAAGAACCGAAAGTGGAACAACAAAGAGATGAAGAACCGTCGGCGGAGTCATTACCAACGCTAGGCTATTGCTTTGCCCTTTATGATTATGATGCAGAGGCGTCTGATGAATTAAATCTAGAAGAGGGACAg ATAATTCGCATTGTCTCTCGTGAGGCTCATGAAGTGGACGATGGTTGGTGGCGTGGTGAAGTAAACGGAGCTGTTGGAAACTTCCCATCATTGATTGTTGAAGAATGTGACGag AATGGCGATCCACTAAGTGGAGCAGATGAGGACTGGACTCCTCCCGACTCAGCGGCACCTGTATTTGCGTCCCCACCCGGGTCTCCCGACAGCGAATTAAACGATGACC AAGTGGTGAATGAGAAcaacaatataaaaagtgcTGCTCCACCTGCGGACCCGCCACCACCGCCACCGATCGGAATGGGCGACTCAATGGACAGTCAACCAGACTTCAGCTTTAACCTAGAACTTAGTAGGAATCAGCATAACCAATACGGTACTCAATTCTCACCTCAACAACCCATCGCGCCTTCAATCATCG TTGATGAGGTTCTCAGTGAAAATTTTGAGGACGAG GAAGAGGAGATACCCCCCGCCCCGCAACCGAAACCGCTTCCGCCAAAAGTTGAACTTCCCACTGAAGATTGCGGCCTCGGTGTGGCACAAATAGTAATCACTGCCGCCACCCCTATGGTGGAAGAACCAGAACAACCTTTTCCACCTAATGAACCTGAGCTACAACAACGGGAGCTGCCACAAGAAGAAGAGCGAGCTGAGGAAAATGACGACGAGGAATCTTCTCTATCTGAACAGACAGCTGTGTGTCTTCGGGACACAGACGAGGGTCACGCAGACTCCGCTCCGCACCCAGCTTCAAGCTCGACAGCCTCAGAAGGCGAGTCCACTGGAGCCTCGGTAGCCTCAGGCCCTCCTACCGCTCCTCATTCCCCACCTGCCGCACCCCGCGCCGGCCGCGCTTCTATCCCTGACGAACTAGAACCCGCACAACTCGCGCGACTCACCGATCTGAAGGAGTCCAACGCCTAA
- the LOC125062354 gene encoding protein nervous wreck isoform X3 — protein sequence MLQKKSTDLLAQAHKELQLSVLDVDKNKKFYFDEEHTAHDVRDKAKDIEEKLKKKKGSFFQSITSLQKNSAKVSSRRDQLEEKSTGARNDYLLSISAANAHQNRYFLVELQSCMQSMEGAVYEKVSEFLTLMGRTELLTCSATQHSFGKIRDQAQQLTREYNLQCIYLYYPVLKQHIQYDFEPCDNDPVDTVTMEHETVAQTLAQEARRWATRVVRETSLVRDATRKLNLYQAMRDAGQKVDPNDPNGPELDVRMDELRTNIRRSETSKVKYEARLECLRNGGAPVDEWLKEVDLLAVQETLPRSSSLVSVRTDASGAADQPSSDSFYDSDNTEGDAATSAVATTSGHQRTTSDSQHEDEQDDEEDAELEEDRMRIEQITAGWDDPTQVNWGETETETTAPAAEPAEAPVAPLYKCTALYSYTAQNPDELSIIESEQLEVVGEGDGDGWLRARNYRGEEGYVPHNYLDIDREQPSSTPGLVTQISFSSVDYTVEGEDADVIQSPDQISVISAPVVKPEEPKVEQQRDEEPSAESLPTLGYCFALYDYDAEASDELNLEEGQIIRIVSREAHEVDDGWWRGEVNGAVGNFPSLIVEECDENGDPLSGADEDWTPPDSAAPVFASPPGSPDSELNDDQVVNENNNIKSAAPPADPPPPPPIGMGDSMDSQPDFSFNLELSRNQHNQYGTQFSPQQPIAPSIIVDEVLSENFEDEEEEIPPAPQPKPLPPKVELPTEDCGLGVAQIVITAATPMVEEPEQPFPPNEPELQQRELPQEEERAEENDDEESSLSEQTAVCLRDTDEGHADSAPHPASSSTASEGESTGASVASGPPTAPHSPPAAPRAGRASIPDELEPAQLARLTDLKESNA from the exons atgttgcaaaaaa AGAGCACAGATCTACTTGCCCAAGCACACAAAGAGCTTCAACTGTCAGTACTCGATGTGGATAAGAACAAGAAGTTTTACTTTGATGAAGAACATACCGCTCATGATGTCAGAGACAAAGCTAAAGACATAGAAGAGAA gttaaaaaagaaaaagggaTCCTTCTTCCAATCAATAACTTCATTGCAAAAAAATAGTGCAAAAGTGTCTTCTCGTCGCGATCAACTTGAAGAGAAATCTACAGGCGCTAGGAACGATTATCTTCTTAGCATTTCTGCAGCTAATGCACACCAG AATCGTTACTTTTTGGTGGAACTACAATCATGCATGCAAAGTATGGAAGGAGCTGTGTATGAAAAAGTATCAGAGTTTTTAACTCTCATGGGTCGAACTGAATTGCTCACTTGTTCAGCCACTCAACATTCTTTCGGAAAAATTCGTGATCAAGCTCAACAATTAACCAGGGAGTATAATTTACAATGTATCTATCTGTACTATCCAGTTCTAAAGCAACATATTCAg TATGACTTCGAGCCTTGCGATAATGATCCAGTTGATACGGTGACAATGGAGCATGAAACAGTTGCACAAACTTTGGCTCAGGAAGCCCGTCGTTGGGCCACTCGGGTTGTCCGAGAGACATCTCTTGTCAGAGATGCTACCCgaaaattgaatttatacCAGGCAATGCGAGATGCTGGCCAAAAG GTTGATCCTAATGATCCTAATGGACCAGAATTGGATGTTCGTATGGATGAATTGCGCACAAACATTAGACGTTCGGAAACATCAAAAGTTAAATACGAAGCTCGATTGGAATGTTTACGAAACGGTGGAGCCCCAGTTGACGAATGGCTGAAAGAAGTAGACCTATTGGCAGTACAAGAAACTTTGCCACGTAGCAGTAGTTTAGTCAGTGTTCGCACTGATGCATCTGGAGCTGCC GATCAGCCTAGTTCAGACTCATTTTATGACAGTGATAATACTGAAGGTGACGCAGCTACTTCCGCTGTCGCTACAACATCTGGTCATCAACGTACAACTTCTGATTCACAACATGAAGATGAACAAGATGACGAAGAAGACg cTGAACTAGAAGAAGATCGCATGCGTATAGAACAAATAACAGCTGGCTGGGACGACCCAACACAAGTGAATTGGGGTGAAACAGAAACTGAAACCACTGCTCCAGCGGCTGAACCTGCAGAAGCTCCCGTTGCTCCACTCTATAAGTGTACAGCTTTGTACTCATACACT GCTCAAAATCCTGATGAACTATCAATTATTGAAAGTGAACAGTTAGAAGTAGTCGGTGAAGGCGATGGTGACGGTTGGCTTCGTGCACGTAATTACCGAGGGGAAGAAGGATATGTACCCCATAATTATCTGGACATTGATAGAGAACAG CCATCGAGTACTCCAGGGCTTGTTACacaaatttctttttcatCTGTCGACTATACTGTGGAGGGTGAGGATGCTGATGTCATCCAGTCTCCTGACCAGATCTCTGTGATTTCGGCTCCAGTTGTCAAACCGGAAGAACCGAAAGTGGAACAACAAAGAGATGAAGAACCGTCGGCGGAGTCATTACCAACGCTAGGCTATTGCTTTGCCCTTTATGATTATGATGCAGAGGCGTCTGATGAATTAAATCTAGAAGAGGGACAg ATAATTCGCATTGTCTCTCGTGAGGCTCATGAAGTGGACGATGGTTGGTGGCGTGGTGAAGTAAACGGAGCTGTTGGAAACTTCCCATCATTGATTGTTGAAGAATGTGACGag AATGGCGATCCACTAAGTGGAGCAGATGAGGACTGGACTCCTCCCGACTCAGCGGCACCTGTATTTGCGTCCCCACCCGGGTCTCCCGACAGCGAATTAAACGATGACC AAGTGGTGAATGAGAAcaacaatataaaaagtgcTGCTCCACCTGCGGACCCGCCACCACCGCCACCGATCGGAATGGGCGACTCAATGGACAGTCAACCAGACTTCAGCTTTAACCTAGAACTTAGTAGGAATCAGCATAACCAATACGGTACTCAATTCTCACCTCAACAACCCATCGCGCCTTCAATCATCG TTGATGAGGTTCTCAGTGAAAATTTTGAGGACGAG GAAGAGGAGATACCCCCCGCCCCGCAACCGAAACCGCTTCCGCCAAAAGTTGAACTTCCCACTGAAGATTGCGGCCTCGGTGTGGCACAAATAGTAATCACTGCCGCCACCCCTATGGTGGAAGAACCAGAACAACCTTTTCCACCTAATGAACCTGAGCTACAACAACGGGAGCTGCCACAAGAAGAAGAGCGAGCTGAGGAAAATGACGACGAGGAATCTTCTCTATCTGAACAGACAGCTGTGTGTCTTCGGGACACAGACGAGGGTCACGCAGACTCCGCTCCGCACCCAGCTTCAAGCTCGACAGCCTCAGAAGGCGAGTCCACTGGAGCCTCGGTAGCCTCAGGCCCTCCTACCGCTCCTCATTCCCCACCTGCCGCACCCCGCGCCGGCCGCGCTTCTATCCCTGACGAACTAGAACCCGCACAACTCGCGCGACTCACCGATCTGAAGGAGTCCAACGCCTAA
- the LOC125062355 gene encoding atypical kinase COQ8B, mitochondrial, which translates to MSQINDLIRVMKGLRQVVEAGLKLQQESSSLIWNNSSFKPYFQNCTTNPFNSKVYPDVPKDLVDRAFVVFHGIRQYALMHIPNFNPSIKKSSMDPELQDEIEQLNREFDKTFETLKRKQNHENSILASGDITVPLEKLKSQAERLKLKTIDTPKVMLPSAVDVGNNITNIEQIRVPVLKPVAKKKLKVFLNEHSRARVVPSSRIGRMISFGSLAAGLGVGTVAQYARNTLQSVTGKTDDTVNAFLSPANAERIVDTLCKVRGAALKLGQLLSIQDESMIPSDLQKIFERVRQSADFMPTWQVEKVMSSQLGPDWRSRVQNFEEKPFAAASIGQVHLAMLHNGREVAMKVQYPGVAKGINSDIDNLVGVLKVWNLFPKGMFIDNIVEVAKKELAWEVDYIREAECTRKFKRLLAPYPEYYVPEVIDDLCAPEVMTTELIEGQPIDKLFNADLETRMDIAYKIMQLCLREMFVLRCMQTDPNWANFFYNTNTKQVILLDFGATREYSKGFMDQYIEIIHAASEGDRDAILRMSKEMKFLTGYESKIMEETHVDTVMIMGEIFTTASTDGFDFGSQNTTKRIQSLVPTILTHRLCPPPEEIYSLHRKLSGVFLLCSKLKVKMNCRDMFQDIYRQYKNNDFN; encoded by the exons ATGTCCCAAATTAATGACTTAATACGGGTAATGAAAGGGCTTCGTCAGGTTGTGGAAGCAGGACTTAAATTACAGCAGGAGAGTTCTAGCTTAATATGGAATAACTCGAGCTTTAAGCCATACTTTCAAAACTGTACAACTAACCCCTTTAACAGCAAAGTATATCCAGATGTTCCTAAAGACTTAGTTGATAGAGCATTTGTTGTATTTCATGGAATAAGACAATATGCCCTAATGCATATACCAAATTTTAATCCTAGTATTAAGAAAAGTAGCATGGATCCTGAATTGCAAGATGAGATTGAACAGTTAAATAGAGAGTTTGATAAAACATTTGAGACTTTGAAGAGGAAACAAAATCACGAAAACTCAATCTTAGCATCTGGGGATATTACTGTGCCACTGGAAAAATTGAAGTCACAAGCAGAGagattaaaactaaaaactattgATACACCGAAGGTAATGCTGCCTTCTGCAGTGGATGTAGGAAATAACATCACCAATATAGAACAGATTAGAGTTCCTGTTTTAAAACCTGTAGCCAAGAAGAAGTTAAAAGTATTT CTCAATGAACATTCAAGAGCTCGTGTGGTGCCTTCATCCCGCATTGGGCGTATGATATCATTTGGCTCATTAGCTGCAGGCCTGGGTGTGGGAACAGTAGCACAATATGCAAGAAATACACTACAGTCTGTCACCGGCAAGACTGACGATACAGTCAATGCGTTTTTGTCACCTGCAAACGCAGAAAGAATTGTTGACACACTTTGCAAAGTTAGag GTGCAGCTTTGAAGTTGGGCCAACTTTTGAGTATACAAGATGAGTCAATGATACCATcagatttacaaaaaatatttgagcgTGTACGTCAATCTGCTGACTTCATGCCAACATGGCAGGTTGAGAAAGTAATGTCGTCGCAATTAGGTCCCGATTGGCGCAGCCGTGTTCAAAACTTTGAGGAAAAACCATTTGCAGCAGCATCAATAg GACAAGTACATTTAGCAATGTTGCACAATGGCAGAGAAGTTGCCATGAAAGTGCAGTATCCAGGAGTAGCAAAAGGAATTAATAGTGACATAGACAACCTCGTTGGAGTActtaag GTATGGAATTTGTTTCCAAAGGGTATGTTTATAGACAATATTGTGGAGGTTGCAAAGAAAGAGTTAGCTTGGGAAGTGGATTATATCCGTGAAGCGGAGTGTACAAGAAAATTCAAAAGACTCCTGGCGCCGTATCCGGAATATTACGTGCCGGAagttatag atGACCTGTGTGCACCAGAAGTGATGACTACAGAGCTAATAGAAGGGCAACCAATTGACAAGCTATTCAATGCTGACCTTGAAACAAGAATGGACATTGCCTACAAAATTATGCAACTTTGCTTGCGGGAAATGTTTGTATTACGTTGTATGCAGACTGACCCTAACTGGGcaaatttcttttataataccAACACAAAACAG gttattttattggattttGGCGCCACACGCGAATACTCCAAGGGCTTCATGGACCAATATATTGAGATAATACACGCGGCCTCAGAAGGTGACCGTGATGCCATCTTGCGCATGTCAAAGGAAATGAAATTCCTTACTGGATACGAGTcaaag ATCATGGAAGAAACGCATGTAGACACGGTTATGATAATGGGGGAGATTTTTACCACGGCTAGTACGGATGGTTTCGATTTTGGCTCCCAAAATACGACAAAACGCATACAATCGCTCGTACCAACAATATTAACGCACAGGCTGTGTCCACCTCCAGAAGAAATATACTCGTTACATAGAAAACTATCGGGTGTTTTCTTATTATGctcaaaattaaaagttaaaatgaacTGTCGAGATATGTTCCAAGATATCTACCGACAgtacaaaaataatgattttaattaa